The following are from one region of the Halictus rubicundus isolate RS-2024b chromosome 15, iyHalRubi1_principal, whole genome shotgun sequence genome:
- the LOC143361586 gene encoding uncharacterized protein LOC143361586 isoform X13 produces MYFTRSSMGSSQQFSLRWNNYLKHITCAFDTLRTEEDLVDVTLSCEGKRIRAHKMLLSACSTYFRDLFKENPCQHPVIIFRNVKFDDLAALVDFMYQGEVNVVQEQLASFLTTAELLAVQGLTDGTGKDNDSLVEDEMEIPNEPEIQLQNTSSKSMDSKRNKSPSSPLPYHAVDLQPDAPPSKRRKCRENANANANANANTNTEKAAGNALAGKDSENKTSENQTSTGSDPVEIIPLMPNLKLEMPEYLVQDGSSCSYEDQSLGDSSLNKIGIEDTSSTTPDHDQKPDISQTFYSSSQSTSDNLDLKHQSTDVGKKYNRHLLSKPGTSGERLTQEAVQESHARTPAWSLHSPGSFCDKCGITFTTQHALLRHITSKHEESRTSTAYCNICQRFFKTKWSLATHNSKYHRN; encoded by the exons ATGTACTTTACG AGAAGCAGCATGGGTTCGAGCCAACAGTTCTCTCTTAGGtggaataattatttaaagcaCATTACCTGTGCATTtgacacattgagaacagaagaGGACTTGGTCGATGTAACGTTGAGCTGcgagggaaagaggataagggCGCATAAAATGCTGCTGTCCGCGTGTAGTACATATTTCAGGGATTTGTTTAAG GAAAACCCGTGTCAGCATCCGGTTATAATTTTTCGTAATGTAAAGTTTGACGATTTGGCGGCGTTGGTCGATTTCATGTATCAGGGAGAGGTGAACGTCGTTCAAGAACAATTAGCCAGTTTTCTAACTACGGCGGAACTATTGGCGGTACAAGGTCTGACAGATGGCACGGGAAAAGATAACGACAGTTTGGTGGAG GATGAGATGGAAATTCCCAACGAGCCAGAAATTCAACTTCAGAACACGTCTAGTAAATCAATGGATAGCAAAAGGAACAAGTCACCGTCGTCTCCTCTGCCTTATCACGCGGTCGATTTGCAACCCGATGCTCCACCAAGTAAAAGACGAAAATGTCGAGAGAACGCGAatgcgaacgcgaacgcgaacgccaACACGAACACGGAGAAGGCGGCTGGCAACGCCTTGGCCGGAAAAGATTCCGAAAACAAAACCTCGGAGAATCAGACGTCGACCGGTTCCGATCCTGTTGAAATAATTCCTCTTATGCCGAACTTGAAATTGGAAATGCCTGAATATTTAGTACAAGACGGAAGTAGCTGTAGTTACGAGGATCAGAGTTTAGGAGATAGTTCGTTAAATAAGATTGGTATAGAAGACACGTCGTCCACTACGCCTGATCACGACCAGAAGCCCGATATCAGTCAAACGTTTTACTCGAGTAGTCAATCTACTTCGGATAATCTGGATCTCAAACACCAATCAACGGATGTCGGTAAGAAGTACAATA GACACCTACTTTCGAAACCTGGTACATCCGGGGAAAGATTAACGCAAGAAGCAGTGCAGG aGTCACACGCAAGGACACCGGCATGGAGTTTGCATTCGCCAGGATCATTCTGCGATAAATGCGGTATTACGTTTACAACGCAGCACGCTCTTCTACGGCACATTACATCGAAACACGAGGAATCACGAACTTCTACCGCGTACTGCAATATCTGCCAGCGATTTTTCAAAACAAAGTGGAGCTTGGCCACTCATAACAGCAAATATCATAGGAACTGA
- the LOC143361586 gene encoding uncharacterized protein LOC143361586 isoform X14 gives MYFTRSSMGSSQQFSLRWNNYLKHITCAFDTLRTEEDLVDVTLSCEGKRIRAHKMLLSACSTYFRDLFKENPCQHPVIIFRNVKFDDLAALVDFMYQGEVNVVQEQLASFLTTAELLAVQGLTDGTGKDNDSLVEDEMEIPNEPEIQLQNTSSKSMDSKRNKSPSSPLPYHAVDLQPDAPPSKRRKCRENANANANANANTNTEKAAGNALAGKDSENKTSENQTSTGSDPVEIIPLMPNLKLEMPEYLVQDGSSCSYEDQSLGDSSLNKIGIEDTSSTTPDHDQKPDISQTFYSSSQSTSDNLDLKHQSTDVGHLLSKPGTSGERLTQEAVQESHARTPAWSLHSPGSFCDKCGITFTTQHALLRHITSKHEESRTSTAYCNICQRFFKTKWSLATHNSKYHRN, from the exons ATGTACTTTACG AGAAGCAGCATGGGTTCGAGCCAACAGTTCTCTCTTAGGtggaataattatttaaagcaCATTACCTGTGCATTtgacacattgagaacagaagaGGACTTGGTCGATGTAACGTTGAGCTGcgagggaaagaggataagggCGCATAAAATGCTGCTGTCCGCGTGTAGTACATATTTCAGGGATTTGTTTAAG GAAAACCCGTGTCAGCATCCGGTTATAATTTTTCGTAATGTAAAGTTTGACGATTTGGCGGCGTTGGTCGATTTCATGTATCAGGGAGAGGTGAACGTCGTTCAAGAACAATTAGCCAGTTTTCTAACTACGGCGGAACTATTGGCGGTACAAGGTCTGACAGATGGCACGGGAAAAGATAACGACAGTTTGGTGGAG GATGAGATGGAAATTCCCAACGAGCCAGAAATTCAACTTCAGAACACGTCTAGTAAATCAATGGATAGCAAAAGGAACAAGTCACCGTCGTCTCCTCTGCCTTATCACGCGGTCGATTTGCAACCCGATGCTCCACCAAGTAAAAGACGAAAATGTCGAGAGAACGCGAatgcgaacgcgaacgcgaacgccaACACGAACACGGAGAAGGCGGCTGGCAACGCCTTGGCCGGAAAAGATTCCGAAAACAAAACCTCGGAGAATCAGACGTCGACCGGTTCCGATCCTGTTGAAATAATTCCTCTTATGCCGAACTTGAAATTGGAAATGCCTGAATATTTAGTACAAGACGGAAGTAGCTGTAGTTACGAGGATCAGAGTTTAGGAGATAGTTCGTTAAATAAGATTGGTATAGAAGACACGTCGTCCACTACGCCTGATCACGACCAGAAGCCCGATATCAGTCAAACGTTTTACTCGAGTAGTCAATCTACTTCGGATAATCTGGATCTCAAACACCAATCAACGGATGTCG GACACCTACTTTCGAAACCTGGTACATCCGGGGAAAGATTAACGCAAGAAGCAGTGCAGG aGTCACACGCAAGGACACCGGCATGGAGTTTGCATTCGCCAGGATCATTCTGCGATAAATGCGGTATTACGTTTACAACGCAGCACGCTCTTCTACGGCACATTACATCGAAACACGAGGAATCACGAACTTCTACCGCGTACTGCAATATCTGCCAGCGATTTTTCAAAACAAAGTGGAGCTTGGCCACTCATAACAGCAAATATCATAGGAACTGA
- the LOC143361586 gene encoding uncharacterized protein LOC143361586 isoform X8: protein MYFTRSSMGSSQQFSLRWNNYLKHITCAFDTLRTEEDLVDVTLSCEGKRIRAHKMLLSACSTYFRDLFKENPCQHPVIIFRNVKFDDLAALVDFMYQGEVNVVQEQLASFLTTAELLAVQGLTDGTGKDNDSLVEDEMEIPNEPEIQLQNTSSKSMDSKRNKSPSSPLPYHAVDLQPDAPPSKRRKCRENANANANANANTNTEKAAGNALAGKDSENKTSENQTSTGSDPVEIIPLMPNLKLEMPEYLVQDGSSCSYEDQSLGDSSLNKIGIEDTSSTTPDHDQKPDISQTFYSSSQSTSDNLDLKHQSTDVGKKYNRHLLSKPGTSGERLTQEAVQGGVGRNRKHVGDTTGQVVMQGPGRFSCRLCGSVYKHLASLTQHLEVHRNQTTCILCHTTLSRRTDLRRHMRLKHNMQLQKTIQKQRSSKNELDS from the exons ATGTACTTTACG AGAAGCAGCATGGGTTCGAGCCAACAGTTCTCTCTTAGGtggaataattatttaaagcaCATTACCTGTGCATTtgacacattgagaacagaagaGGACTTGGTCGATGTAACGTTGAGCTGcgagggaaagaggataagggCGCATAAAATGCTGCTGTCCGCGTGTAGTACATATTTCAGGGATTTGTTTAAG GAAAACCCGTGTCAGCATCCGGTTATAATTTTTCGTAATGTAAAGTTTGACGATTTGGCGGCGTTGGTCGATTTCATGTATCAGGGAGAGGTGAACGTCGTTCAAGAACAATTAGCCAGTTTTCTAACTACGGCGGAACTATTGGCGGTACAAGGTCTGACAGATGGCACGGGAAAAGATAACGACAGTTTGGTGGAG GATGAGATGGAAATTCCCAACGAGCCAGAAATTCAACTTCAGAACACGTCTAGTAAATCAATGGATAGCAAAAGGAACAAGTCACCGTCGTCTCCTCTGCCTTATCACGCGGTCGATTTGCAACCCGATGCTCCACCAAGTAAAAGACGAAAATGTCGAGAGAACGCGAatgcgaacgcgaacgcgaacgccaACACGAACACGGAGAAGGCGGCTGGCAACGCCTTGGCCGGAAAAGATTCCGAAAACAAAACCTCGGAGAATCAGACGTCGACCGGTTCCGATCCTGTTGAAATAATTCCTCTTATGCCGAACTTGAAATTGGAAATGCCTGAATATTTAGTACAAGACGGAAGTAGCTGTAGTTACGAGGATCAGAGTTTAGGAGATAGTTCGTTAAATAAGATTGGTATAGAAGACACGTCGTCCACTACGCCTGATCACGACCAGAAGCCCGATATCAGTCAAACGTTTTACTCGAGTAGTCAATCTACTTCGGATAATCTGGATCTCAAACACCAATCAACGGATGTCGGTAAGAAGTACAATA GACACCTACTTTCGAAACCTGGTACATCCGGGGAAAGATTAACGCAAGAAGCAGTGCAGG GGGGGGTGGGACGCAATCGGAAGCATGTTGGCGATACAACTGGTCAAGTGGTGATGCAGGGTCCAGGGCGTTTTTCGTGCAGACTCTGCGGAAGCGTTTACAAGCACCTTGCTTCGCTGACCCAGCACCTTGAAGTGCATCGCAACCAGACAACCTGCATCCTATGTCACACCACTCTCAGTCGTAGAACCGACCTGCGGCGTCACATGCGTCTGAAACATAACATGCAATTGCAAAAAACGATCCAGAAGCAGCGCAGCTCGAAAAACGAATTGGACTCGTAG
- the LOC143361586 gene encoding uncharacterized protein LOC143361586 isoform X9 codes for MYFTRSSMGSSQQFSLRWNNYLKHITCAFDTLRTEEDLVDVTLSCEGKRIRAHKMLLSACSTYFRDLFKENPCQHPVIIFRNVKFDDLAALVDFMYQGEVNVVQEQLASFLTTAELLAVQGLTDGTGKDNDSLVEDEMEIPNEPEIQLQNTSSKSMDSKRNKSPSSPLPYHAVDLQPDAPPSKRRKCRENANANANANANTNTEKAAGNALAGKDSENKTSENQTSTGSDPVEIIPLMPNLKLEMPEYLVQDGSSCSYEDQSLGDSSLNKIGIEDTSSTTPDHDQKPDISQTFYSSSQSTSDNLDLKHQSTDVGHLLSKPGTSGERLTQEAVQGGVGRNRKHVGDTTGQVVMQGPGRFSCRLCGSVYKHLASLTQHLEVHRNQTTCILCHTTLSRRTDLRRHMRLKHNMQLQKTIQKQRSSKNELDS; via the exons ATGTACTTTACG AGAAGCAGCATGGGTTCGAGCCAACAGTTCTCTCTTAGGtggaataattatttaaagcaCATTACCTGTGCATTtgacacattgagaacagaagaGGACTTGGTCGATGTAACGTTGAGCTGcgagggaaagaggataagggCGCATAAAATGCTGCTGTCCGCGTGTAGTACATATTTCAGGGATTTGTTTAAG GAAAACCCGTGTCAGCATCCGGTTATAATTTTTCGTAATGTAAAGTTTGACGATTTGGCGGCGTTGGTCGATTTCATGTATCAGGGAGAGGTGAACGTCGTTCAAGAACAATTAGCCAGTTTTCTAACTACGGCGGAACTATTGGCGGTACAAGGTCTGACAGATGGCACGGGAAAAGATAACGACAGTTTGGTGGAG GATGAGATGGAAATTCCCAACGAGCCAGAAATTCAACTTCAGAACACGTCTAGTAAATCAATGGATAGCAAAAGGAACAAGTCACCGTCGTCTCCTCTGCCTTATCACGCGGTCGATTTGCAACCCGATGCTCCACCAAGTAAAAGACGAAAATGTCGAGAGAACGCGAatgcgaacgcgaacgcgaacgccaACACGAACACGGAGAAGGCGGCTGGCAACGCCTTGGCCGGAAAAGATTCCGAAAACAAAACCTCGGAGAATCAGACGTCGACCGGTTCCGATCCTGTTGAAATAATTCCTCTTATGCCGAACTTGAAATTGGAAATGCCTGAATATTTAGTACAAGACGGAAGTAGCTGTAGTTACGAGGATCAGAGTTTAGGAGATAGTTCGTTAAATAAGATTGGTATAGAAGACACGTCGTCCACTACGCCTGATCACGACCAGAAGCCCGATATCAGTCAAACGTTTTACTCGAGTAGTCAATCTACTTCGGATAATCTGGATCTCAAACACCAATCAACGGATGTCG GACACCTACTTTCGAAACCTGGTACATCCGGGGAAAGATTAACGCAAGAAGCAGTGCAGG GGGGGGTGGGACGCAATCGGAAGCATGTTGGCGATACAACTGGTCAAGTGGTGATGCAGGGTCCAGGGCGTTTTTCGTGCAGACTCTGCGGAAGCGTTTACAAGCACCTTGCTTCGCTGACCCAGCACCTTGAAGTGCATCGCAACCAGACAACCTGCATCCTATGTCACACCACTCTCAGTCGTAGAACCGACCTGCGGCGTCACATGCGTCTGAAACATAACATGCAATTGCAAAAAACGATCCAGAAGCAGCGCAGCTCGAAAAACGAATTGGACTCGTAG
- the LOC143361586 gene encoding uncharacterized protein LOC143361586 isoform X3 has translation MGSSQQFSLRWNNYLKHITCAFDTLRTEEDLVDVTLSCEGKRIRAHKMLLSACSTYFRDLFKENPCQHPVIIFRNVKFDDLAALVDFMYQGEVNVVQEQLASFLTTAELLAVQGLTDGTGKDNDSLVEDEMEIPNEPEIQLQNTSSKSMDSKRNKSPSSPLPYHAVDLQPDAPPSKRRKCRENANANANANANTNTEKAAGNALAGKDSENKTSENQTSTGSDPVEIIPLMPNLKLEMPEYLVQDGSSCSYEDQSLGDSSLNKIGIEDTSSTTPDHDQKPDISQTFYSSSQSTSDNLDLKHQSTDVGKKYNRHLLSKPGTSGERLTQEAVQDSRTVVIEQPSHSCKLCGKTFWNRDSMYKHMNMHKGTTQCPVCHKVLSRTTHMKRHLKNRHGWLGMGTTAAAAAAVANAAAAAAAAATVGGNASVSSAGSATATATAAATASAATTAVATTNATAASIVPGCPVDASAATPAPHPPTPISVSSAAIARQNAGSPTDGLEPNATYTTIRIRESSVERITSSPIP, from the exons ATGGGTTCGAGCCAACAGTTCTCTCTTAGGtggaataattatttaaagcaCATTACCTGTGCATTtgacacattgagaacagaagaGGACTTGGTCGATGTAACGTTGAGCTGcgagggaaagaggataagggCGCATAAAATGCTGCTGTCCGCGTGTAGTACATATTTCAGGGATTTGTTTAAG GAAAACCCGTGTCAGCATCCGGTTATAATTTTTCGTAATGTAAAGTTTGACGATTTGGCGGCGTTGGTCGATTTCATGTATCAGGGAGAGGTGAACGTCGTTCAAGAACAATTAGCCAGTTTTCTAACTACGGCGGAACTATTGGCGGTACAAGGTCTGACAGATGGCACGGGAAAAGATAACGACAGTTTGGTGGAG GATGAGATGGAAATTCCCAACGAGCCAGAAATTCAACTTCAGAACACGTCTAGTAAATCAATGGATAGCAAAAGGAACAAGTCACCGTCGTCTCCTCTGCCTTATCACGCGGTCGATTTGCAACCCGATGCTCCACCAAGTAAAAGACGAAAATGTCGAGAGAACGCGAatgcgaacgcgaacgcgaacgccaACACGAACACGGAGAAGGCGGCTGGCAACGCCTTGGCCGGAAAAGATTCCGAAAACAAAACCTCGGAGAATCAGACGTCGACCGGTTCCGATCCTGTTGAAATAATTCCTCTTATGCCGAACTTGAAATTGGAAATGCCTGAATATTTAGTACAAGACGGAAGTAGCTGTAGTTACGAGGATCAGAGTTTAGGAGATAGTTCGTTAAATAAGATTGGTATAGAAGACACGTCGTCCACTACGCCTGATCACGACCAGAAGCCCGATATCAGTCAAACGTTTTACTCGAGTAGTCAATCTACTTCGGATAATCTGGATCTCAAACACCAATCAACGGATGTCGGTAAGAAGTACAATA GACACCTACTTTCGAAACCTGGTACATCCGGGGAAAGATTAACGCAAGAAGCAGTGCAGG ATTCTCGTACGGTGGTCATCGAACAGCCGTCGCATTCGTGCAAACTCTGCGGTAAAACGTTTTGGAATCGGGACTCGATGTACAAACACATGAACATGCACAAGGGAACGACACAGTGTCCGGTGTGTCACAAGGTGCTGAGCCGCACCACCCACATGAAGAGACACTTAAAAAATCGGCACGGCTGGCTGGGGATGGGGACGACAGCCGCCGCCGCAGCCGCAGTCGCGAAcgccgcagccgccgccgcagccgcagccacCGTAGGAGGGAACGCCTCCGTGTCGTCGGCGGgttccgcgaccgcgaccgcaACCGCAGCCGCAACAGCGAGCGCGGCGACCACCGCCGTCGCGACGACCAACGCCACAGCCGCGAGCATCGTGCCCGGCTGCCCGGTCGACGCGTCCGCCGCGACGCCCGCTCCGCATCCACCGACCCCCATTTCCGTCTCTTCCGCGGCCATCGCCCGACAAAACGCCGGAAGTCCCACCGACGGCCTCGAACCCAACGCCACCTACACCACCATACGCATTAGGGAGAGCAGCGTCGAACGAATCACCTCTAGTCCTATTCCTTAG
- the LOC143361586 gene encoding uncharacterized protein LOC143361586 isoform X1, whose translation MYFTRSSMGSSQQFSLRWNNYLKHITCAFDTLRTEEDLVDVTLSCEGKRIRAHKMLLSACSTYFRDLFKENPCQHPVIIFRNVKFDDLAALVDFMYQGEVNVVQEQLASFLTTAELLAVQGLTDGTGKDNDSLVEDEMEIPNEPEIQLQNTSSKSMDSKRNKSPSSPLPYHAVDLQPDAPPSKRRKCRENANANANANANTNTEKAAGNALAGKDSENKTSENQTSTGSDPVEIIPLMPNLKLEMPEYLVQDGSSCSYEDQSLGDSSLNKIGIEDTSSTTPDHDQKPDISQTFYSSSQSTSDNLDLKHQSTDVGKKYNRHLLSKPGTSGERLTQEAVQDSRTVVIEQPSHSCKLCGKTFWNRDSMYKHMNMHKGTTQCPVCHKVLSRTTHMKRHLKNRHGWLGMGTTAAAAAAVANAAAAAAAAATVGGNASVSSAGSATATATAAATASAATTAVATTNATAASIVPGCPVDASAATPAPHPPTPISVSSAAIARQNAGSPTDGLEPNATYTTIRIRESSVERITSSPIP comes from the exons ATGTACTTTACG AGAAGCAGCATGGGTTCGAGCCAACAGTTCTCTCTTAGGtggaataattatttaaagcaCATTACCTGTGCATTtgacacattgagaacagaagaGGACTTGGTCGATGTAACGTTGAGCTGcgagggaaagaggataagggCGCATAAAATGCTGCTGTCCGCGTGTAGTACATATTTCAGGGATTTGTTTAAG GAAAACCCGTGTCAGCATCCGGTTATAATTTTTCGTAATGTAAAGTTTGACGATTTGGCGGCGTTGGTCGATTTCATGTATCAGGGAGAGGTGAACGTCGTTCAAGAACAATTAGCCAGTTTTCTAACTACGGCGGAACTATTGGCGGTACAAGGTCTGACAGATGGCACGGGAAAAGATAACGACAGTTTGGTGGAG GATGAGATGGAAATTCCCAACGAGCCAGAAATTCAACTTCAGAACACGTCTAGTAAATCAATGGATAGCAAAAGGAACAAGTCACCGTCGTCTCCTCTGCCTTATCACGCGGTCGATTTGCAACCCGATGCTCCACCAAGTAAAAGACGAAAATGTCGAGAGAACGCGAatgcgaacgcgaacgcgaacgccaACACGAACACGGAGAAGGCGGCTGGCAACGCCTTGGCCGGAAAAGATTCCGAAAACAAAACCTCGGAGAATCAGACGTCGACCGGTTCCGATCCTGTTGAAATAATTCCTCTTATGCCGAACTTGAAATTGGAAATGCCTGAATATTTAGTACAAGACGGAAGTAGCTGTAGTTACGAGGATCAGAGTTTAGGAGATAGTTCGTTAAATAAGATTGGTATAGAAGACACGTCGTCCACTACGCCTGATCACGACCAGAAGCCCGATATCAGTCAAACGTTTTACTCGAGTAGTCAATCTACTTCGGATAATCTGGATCTCAAACACCAATCAACGGATGTCGGTAAGAAGTACAATA GACACCTACTTTCGAAACCTGGTACATCCGGGGAAAGATTAACGCAAGAAGCAGTGCAGG ATTCTCGTACGGTGGTCATCGAACAGCCGTCGCATTCGTGCAAACTCTGCGGTAAAACGTTTTGGAATCGGGACTCGATGTACAAACACATGAACATGCACAAGGGAACGACACAGTGTCCGGTGTGTCACAAGGTGCTGAGCCGCACCACCCACATGAAGAGACACTTAAAAAATCGGCACGGCTGGCTGGGGATGGGGACGACAGCCGCCGCCGCAGCCGCAGTCGCGAAcgccgcagccgccgccgcagccgcagccacCGTAGGAGGGAACGCCTCCGTGTCGTCGGCGGgttccgcgaccgcgaccgcaACCGCAGCCGCAACAGCGAGCGCGGCGACCACCGCCGTCGCGACGACCAACGCCACAGCCGCGAGCATCGTGCCCGGCTGCCCGGTCGACGCGTCCGCCGCGACGCCCGCTCCGCATCCACCGACCCCCATTTCCGTCTCTTCCGCGGCCATCGCCCGACAAAACGCCGGAAGTCCCACCGACGGCCTCGAACCCAACGCCACCTACACCACCATACGCATTAGGGAGAGCAGCGTCGAACGAATCACCTCTAGTCCTATTCCTTAG
- the LOC143361586 gene encoding uncharacterized protein LOC143361586 isoform X2, whose translation MYFTRSSMGSSQQFSLRWNNYLKHITCAFDTLRTEEDLVDVTLSCEGKRIRAHKMLLSACSTYFRDLFKENPCQHPVIIFRNVKFDDLAALVDFMYQGEVNVVQEQLASFLTTAELLAVQGLTDGTGKDNDSLVEDEMEIPNEPEIQLQNTSSKSMDSKRNKSPSSPLPYHAVDLQPDAPPSKRRKCRENANANANANANTNTEKAAGNALAGKDSENKTSENQTSTGSDPVEIIPLMPNLKLEMPEYLVQDGSSCSYEDQSLGDSSLNKIGIEDTSSTTPDHDQKPDISQTFYSSSQSTSDNLDLKHQSTDVGHLLSKPGTSGERLTQEAVQDSRTVVIEQPSHSCKLCGKTFWNRDSMYKHMNMHKGTTQCPVCHKVLSRTTHMKRHLKNRHGWLGMGTTAAAAAAVANAAAAAAAAATVGGNASVSSAGSATATATAAATASAATTAVATTNATAASIVPGCPVDASAATPAPHPPTPISVSSAAIARQNAGSPTDGLEPNATYTTIRIRESSVERITSSPIP comes from the exons ATGTACTTTACG AGAAGCAGCATGGGTTCGAGCCAACAGTTCTCTCTTAGGtggaataattatttaaagcaCATTACCTGTGCATTtgacacattgagaacagaagaGGACTTGGTCGATGTAACGTTGAGCTGcgagggaaagaggataagggCGCATAAAATGCTGCTGTCCGCGTGTAGTACATATTTCAGGGATTTGTTTAAG GAAAACCCGTGTCAGCATCCGGTTATAATTTTTCGTAATGTAAAGTTTGACGATTTGGCGGCGTTGGTCGATTTCATGTATCAGGGAGAGGTGAACGTCGTTCAAGAACAATTAGCCAGTTTTCTAACTACGGCGGAACTATTGGCGGTACAAGGTCTGACAGATGGCACGGGAAAAGATAACGACAGTTTGGTGGAG GATGAGATGGAAATTCCCAACGAGCCAGAAATTCAACTTCAGAACACGTCTAGTAAATCAATGGATAGCAAAAGGAACAAGTCACCGTCGTCTCCTCTGCCTTATCACGCGGTCGATTTGCAACCCGATGCTCCACCAAGTAAAAGACGAAAATGTCGAGAGAACGCGAatgcgaacgcgaacgcgaacgccaACACGAACACGGAGAAGGCGGCTGGCAACGCCTTGGCCGGAAAAGATTCCGAAAACAAAACCTCGGAGAATCAGACGTCGACCGGTTCCGATCCTGTTGAAATAATTCCTCTTATGCCGAACTTGAAATTGGAAATGCCTGAATATTTAGTACAAGACGGAAGTAGCTGTAGTTACGAGGATCAGAGTTTAGGAGATAGTTCGTTAAATAAGATTGGTATAGAAGACACGTCGTCCACTACGCCTGATCACGACCAGAAGCCCGATATCAGTCAAACGTTTTACTCGAGTAGTCAATCTACTTCGGATAATCTGGATCTCAAACACCAATCAACGGATGTCG GACACCTACTTTCGAAACCTGGTACATCCGGGGAAAGATTAACGCAAGAAGCAGTGCAGG ATTCTCGTACGGTGGTCATCGAACAGCCGTCGCATTCGTGCAAACTCTGCGGTAAAACGTTTTGGAATCGGGACTCGATGTACAAACACATGAACATGCACAAGGGAACGACACAGTGTCCGGTGTGTCACAAGGTGCTGAGCCGCACCACCCACATGAAGAGACACTTAAAAAATCGGCACGGCTGGCTGGGGATGGGGACGACAGCCGCCGCCGCAGCCGCAGTCGCGAAcgccgcagccgccgccgcagccgcagccacCGTAGGAGGGAACGCCTCCGTGTCGTCGGCGGgttccgcgaccgcgaccgcaACCGCAGCCGCAACAGCGAGCGCGGCGACCACCGCCGTCGCGACGACCAACGCCACAGCCGCGAGCATCGTGCCCGGCTGCCCGGTCGACGCGTCCGCCGCGACGCCCGCTCCGCATCCACCGACCCCCATTTCCGTCTCTTCCGCGGCCATCGCCCGACAAAACGCCGGAAGTCCCACCGACGGCCTCGAACCCAACGCCACCTACACCACCATACGCATTAGGGAGAGCAGCGTCGAACGAATCACCTCTAGTCCTATTCCTTAG